TGATAAGATGATAATAACCATGAAAGGAATAAAGCTTCATCTTGGTGGACATTTCAACAGTTCATACTActagaaacaaaatattttgaggATAATCTGTAAGAGAAAACTGAAGaggaaattcaataaaataaattacaaccAAGTCCAGAACAAGAGAAGGGAAAAACATCATTTTAATTCACAATAATGAATCAGAATCCAGTTAGCTGAGGACAGTAGATAAATCTACAAGATTGTGGCAGACAAGACATTCAGCCAAGTTAGCATAAAGAAGTAAGATTACAACCTAGAGAGTTGACCACATAATGGAAGGCCAGCCTAAGCCAGTGGCCGACACAGGATTTAAagtttggggggggggggggggggggggtgtgcagtggctataaaaaaaaatgtaatattatttttttagccaaataaaaaccataatctaattttatttttttatatttttatttctaaagttGGTGttggggggggagggggggtgtgGCCAGTGGTCCCCCCTTGGCCCCCCTTCTGTCCGCCCCTGGCCTAAGGTGTCTCATCTGACCTTTGTCCTAGATGAAGAAGACATTACAAGAGAACAGATAAAGTTCGAAGGGGCATTTCAAATGCACAGTGGTGAAAAGCAATGAAAAAGAGATGCAAACAATAATGAGAAACAAGCAAGTAGGAAAAATGTCCATAAAGGGGCTAGCCAATGCATAGCTCACAAAATTTCAGCAGCAACTCTGTGACTGTTGATGCTTACAATGTTCCTGAAGGGCTTGTCTCCCCTTCTGAGGCTCTGGGCTTTACagaactaaattaaaaataaaatcagtgTTAAGGGGGAATCTTAAGAGAATATAGTTAGATGCAGGATCCACTACCTTCTCGAAGATCCTTTGTCCTCCTGCACTGCCAGTGATGGCAAACTTCAGTGCCCCAAAGGCAGAAATAAGCCCAGTACCTCCTGTAAGTTGCCAATTCCTACCCCTTCATTGCCTTCGATTTGGAGCCCCCACCCCCTTTTCCTCATTGAAGAAGAAAcccaaaaattgcaaaagcatTTACAGTACCACCCTTCAATGGCTCATATAAAGGAAAACCTTGGTTCTCATTCAATTGTTCCCACATCCTTTTTCCCCCATATGAATGTGGGTTTTACTGAAAGAAAGGCTACAATTCTTAGGTTCTATGTGGGTATTTCTCAATTAGTATTTGTTTGGGGCTGTTCATTTAGGTGATTTTGGCTTACAATGCACCTTTTTTGGTTAGGTTGTGGTACTTGGCTAGAGGCGGAACTTATgctcatttattttatgttttggcATTGAACTTCTGCTATTTTTTCTACAATTTGgccatacaaaaataatagcATTCTAATACTGAATTGTAAAATAAAGAGCAGCTAAAAAGCAACTAACAAGTGGACTTCATTCACAAGAATAAAATTACACTTCAACCAACTTAATGGATCACTATAACCAAATAATTAGCAATACACCTACAGCCAAATACAATTAGGAAAATCCTCTACACTGTAACCTGCTCCTTCATCGTCAACACATCTcgtataataaaaaattgatggtACCCTGGTTCCTTTTGTTGAGCTGTAAATAgaataagagaattattttcctattatattagtttcctatttctgtaaatagatagttttatgatttaggaattAGTTAGTTTCTTATTAtatctcttgtttcctatttcttctcttgtaatctcctatataaactgTGTGTATGGTCAATttaatagacaaaaaaaaaaaaaaaaaaaaacttattatttttcatcccatatttagTGTCACCTTTATATAGCTATTAAGATGGTGCTATAACTGCCTTTGTAGTTTTCAGATTTTTCCAACAGATACTCCAAAGAGGGGGCTGCATCAATGAGAAGAGCTGGAAATGCCTTTGGAAGTTTGAAGCTTTCCAACTACCAGAATTGATAAAAATGTGGAAGAAGGAAGGAGGCCTTGTTCATCTGCTCACAAAGATTTCTGCAGGACAGTGTTGCACTCTCATGCTTCGTTGTCATATTGCATATTTTTATATTGGACCAGCTGATGACACTTGGACACAAAAGCACACCCGGGACTGTGTCAAAGAGCTTAGTGTCATACAGGCCGCTCAAGGTCTGTTGAATCATGGGTTAGTCGTCTCACTTTTCTATTCTTACTTGAGATCTGTTCTAGAAGGTCTTGTCATCATGGTGGACAACATCAAATACAAAGGAAGTCGGCATTTATTTAGTCACTAAGGGCAGCAAGATGTGAAAGAGAAGGACTTGGAGAATAATGCCCTAGAAAAGGACAAATCTGAATCAAGCTTCTCAAAAAGTACCTGTGCATGCACAAGGCCTCCTTTTTATGTCCAACATAAACAGAATGATATGAGAAATGGGTTGCCAAAAGCCCCCAAATTAGACCATCATGGGCAGTAGTGTATCCGGTTACTTTTAAATGCCCATATGAGAACACATTTACTTGGAAAATCAGATCTTACTTTTAAGTTGGTGAAAATGGAATTAAGCAAAAATCCAACTTGCAAGGCACAAGTTTAGTGAGCTCTCCCATTAAAAATATGATGATTCTTCGACGGTGTTTACAATGATTAGGAGATAGGTGAAGGTTCCCAAGTTAACCTATCCAGATTACTGAGATTGCTAATGAATTTGTTCTGCATCTCGAATGCATCAACTTGCCAATTGCTCAGAACAAGAGCATAGGTGGGTGAGCCCGACTAATTCTCTACATTACAAAACATCACATCGACCTAAAATTTTACCCGATTATGTTGTTTACACATTAGTCACCATTATTTTCAACTACAAGTGACTTCATGGAAGAAAAATCTTTCATGGAAGATATAACAGGCTATGAAAACACAGACTGATATTTCACATCATATGGTAAACTTATCCACTCtcaataacaatattatttgatttattactGGAAAATTTCTATGACAAGATGCAGTACAAGAGGCTTCAAAAGAATATGATCATTTCAGTACTAACTAATGAAACAACAACCATTTCAAAGGAGCAAGTTCATTTGCTGAATTTAGCATTTTCCTAAACTCAATCAGATTCAATTTGCAGAAGTGGAATCCTAACTGACTTTTTTGAATTGTTTAGTGCATTAATATtcaataaatgtgaaaaaatcCTTTTAGCACTATTCAACCTGTACTTTCCACAACACACATCAAGTCATCCAAGATAATGGCCTTCATTGGGGAAGGAACTCTATTTATACATAATAGCAGTAATGGGCGCTCAAGCAATTGGAATCTAAAACAGTTCAGTTCAGAGTTCAATGATATTACCTCGAATTATTGATTCTAGGGGAGGATGCACGAGGAGGAGCTGACCGGAAAGCCTGACCCCCGATTCTGCCACCAGTCTTGGCTGCAGAGGCCTCATGAACTGACCCCAGTGTCAACACTCCAGCTGCCAATGTTACCATTGCCAGTTTTGCCAATTGATTCTCCCTCTTCCTGCACACCGAACACCCAAAGCACAATTTTATcagaaaaattaagtaaaaaaaccccaaaagagACCCTAACTTTGTTTGGTTGCCCAGAAAACTCAGCCAAAGAAATGGAAGTGAAATCACACGTTTGAAAGTTCCCCACTTGCCTAGCCGTACAATCGAGCTGATTAAtacaattttctttcctttttagcaatgaatcaaccaaaaaaaaaaaatcaacaacaaaAATTCTAATGAGGTTCGGATCTTGGTTTGCTTTTTTGCAAGGTTTCCGAGTAGCCAAACAAGATATTACATAAATTGAGCTGATTAATACGgttatcttttctttttagcATTAAATCAACCcccctcccaaaaaaaaaatcttataaattttggcttttcctttacttttttctGAGGTTTCTGAGCAACCAAACAAGAAATAACACAAAATTGAGGAAATTAACActcttaaattttcttttagtaTTAAACCaacaaacaacaacaacaaaaatactGACAAAGTTgggatttttctttactttttcctGAGGTTTCCGGGCAACCAAACTAGGAAACAACATACCTGGGGGAATCTCCATCACAATCATCAGATGGGGATCTGCATGAGATAGTGGAGGTTACAGAAGTGAAGATATTCCTTTTGGGGAAGTGGGTTGATGACAGagcattgaagaagaagctCTGCTGAGATAAAGCTATGGACATGTTTGAGTTTGACGTTGGAAGTGAGCAGTGGATTTCTCTGAtactattttctctcttctctccctTATTTCAATGGAGGCTCATCCTTTCCATGATTCTGAAATAGCCACGTGGCAGCATGGTGATGTCGAGAATCCAAAGTCCACCACGCTAGAATTCTCCTTTCAAAAATCTTAGGACATACCACTTAGCCCACAAAAATGTGTTCGTTTCCTtacataaggaaaaataaaaataaaaataaattttttaatagtacttttgaaatttttttttataccacaatctaatttaaaattccaattttaagttttattgaaaatatcgTTTAAATATACggtaaaatttaattattaaataataaaaatgtaaagatatgaaaaaataaGATCATAATATAAAGTAAGAATGTTgagataataaaattatttattagatataaaataataataacggGATCAAATGGAAAGGGTATTACTCCAAAACTTTTTATCATAGCAAGGTTTATAATAATGGCTTATGGTATTAATCTTGAGATTTTATCATTCCTAAACTTATATATTCATGGAGCCACCATTCAttgaaaaataacatatttgtCACATTTTTATTCTCCATGAAGTTGGAATATATGAGCATGGTCCTCTACATCTTATGATATATTACATTCACAATTTATTTCCTTGGAACATGAAATATCACATTCTTGATACTAGTACGTGGGGTTCACTTTAAATAGTGATATCAGTAGTTCAAATCAGACAATATCCATCTCACTTATTGCGACAGAATCAATTTTTAGGGAAAATACACTTATGGAGCTTAACCACCTCATGAATCTATGGGTCATGATCAGGACTTGGTGCTTTTATGAATGGGCAAATATGATGTCCCACATCTCATGAGTACTAGAGGGAAAATATCCACATGGGATATGACAGCAACTTATCATTTTGGCAAGTTTGGATGGTTTCTAATTAGTTTCAAGTCCTTTGGTACACACCCATGTATGAACACAACAGTCAAAAAGGGTTTTGGGTGCCTATTAGGCTGGAAGATTCTGTCAATCGAATTTCGGAATCCCAAATCATCTCTCCCCTATTAGCTCATCAACTGCAGAAGTACTTAGTTTTAGAATTAGGGTAAGTGCACAGAATCTAAACTAGTACACAAATGATGTAGACATGTGCTGTAGATGATGCATTTACAACCAAATATGCCCAGCAATGGTGTCTTAATCGTGGGGTTAATAAAATGGAGCACAACAATTCTCGATCATGAATGTTAATGCATGAAAAAACCTGTGGGATcaatttaaatatgattgtcaaAGTTGGGTTCTGTTCAGGCTTAGGCCTTGGAAAAGCCAAAGTGGCTGCTTCCTATAATCTTCTGTTGTTGCGCTGGAGCTGCTGGCCGCGTTGGCAAGGTCACTGCATTCGTCTCCCCTATCAGACTTGAACGAGGAGGATGACCCAAGATCGGGGATTTCGTTGTTTGTTAATTCAGAACAGGCTAATTCCAGGCTGCGGTTAGGCTGGTGGTTTTCGGGTTTCTTCTTTCTGCTGGTAGGAGTTCCAATGCTGAGCGTGAGCTCTACTTCACTCTCTTCTACCAAGCTCATCTTGTTGTCTTCTGGGTGCTGGTGGGCTTCATCAATGGCATTGAATGCTGTTGAGACGCCTTCTTGGTTAGCCCTTTTGAGATCAAGTCCCCTGGCCATTCTCAGGGTGTCTCCTGAGCAGCTGCTGCTCAGCTCTCTTGAGCTTGGATCGTCTTGAACCCAAAAACTATCCCCACAAGGCAGATGGTGCTGGCTAATCAGGCCAGCTCTGGGGCTCCAAAGCCTTGTCTGCTTTTTCTCACCTTTTAGTTCTTTCATCAGCATCTTTTGGACACTGTACAGCCTGTGAAGCTCCTGCACCTGcaacattttcttcttttctgaGCTTCTAACTAGCTTTAGATCCAAATTCACAGCCTTTATCTTTACTAATATTCGggtgattataaaaaatatcattgttTTATTACAGTATTTGAAAGGGTCTAGGATACTAATGCAAGTTCCATTTGTTTCAATTGTGAAAACATCAGATGAATAGATCCCAAGGACCAGCCTATTTCTTGGCCTAAACCGATACTAATTAGATTTCTTGGAAGGAGGCAGAGGAAAGGAGTAAGAATTAACCAGAATTTCACCTCACCTGATGCTTAAATACATCTTCGTGCATCAGCATCGTCTTCTTGATCGTTTCTACATTATTCTGTTCAAGTATTCGATCCATGGAGTTGTGAAGTTTGTCAATACAGTTCCTTTTGAAGTCCACCTTCAACTCTTTGTTCTTGAAATAGTCCCAATCGTCCATAGGCTTCTCAGTTAATCTGCTGCTATTTGGTGATGTAGCCAAAACATTAATCATATATTGGAACTTGGTTCCCATGCCTGAAATACTAGGACTCAGTCAGATGGATGAAAACTTCAGCATTCTTACCACATCAGTAATGCaaaaagtttggaaaatttttgGTTTTCGGGTGCGGCCATGGCCACATCTGATGAGCACCAAAGGCTAATGGAAAGAACAGATCATGTTGACTCATATCCAACCATCAACAAAGTCAAAGATGAAggtgagaaaaaaattaagccaCAAACACACATCCAGAAAAGAGGAAGTCATTCCTCAAATCCCCTAAAACTTAATTGTAAGCAGTATTTCTCAAATGGGACAGCTTGGGAACCATGATCAAACAGTGGCTTTTCCATGAATATGggcaaaaatgaaacaaaaaatgggATGTGGGattcctctctctctcatttttcaCCATAAGATAGATCAGACACAGTGAAAAAAATCAGATAAAAACCGACAATTGAGCCATCTCTCTTCCTGGAAAAAAGGACTGAAATTTGCAATTGGATGATCATGAATTCAAACTTCAACACAGAATGCATGGAAAAGAAGAATGATAAACAAGAAAATCATTCAAAACCATCTTCAAAAACTCAATTCTAAGCCTAAAACTTTCCCTCTACAAAGGCAAAAACATGAGCTAAAGACTTCTCACCTGCAATACAGGAGGCTCATTGACCATCTTCCTCCTGCATACCACTACTTCCACCCATAAGCTAGAACGAGTAATAAGCCGAACCGAAGCAGGCGACTGGTCAATGCATTGGAGAACAAAGATAGGTGGTAGGAGAGCTAGCCCAGGTGGACGGAGCAATCTAAGCAGAATTCCAATGGAGAATAGGGTGGGCAGCAGGCTTGACAGGCCAAACCCAGTTCCCAAACCTCCCTTAGAGAAACAACAAAGGAAGCAcagactaaaaaaataagatcAGTGTTAATAATTCAAGCTTGACAGGCTGTGAATGAGGAAAGAGGCTGGGAAAAAGCTGGAgaagtgtgtgtgtgtttgtgtgggGGAGGGAGAGGTGGTTTAGGCATATATTGTAATGCATTTGTCTAGTATATTTGTGTTGTGCTGTACTGGGGAGCAAGATCAAGAGCTGGGGCCACCATGAGGG
Above is a window of Vitis vinifera cultivar Pinot Noir 40024 chromosome 11, ASM3070453v1 DNA encoding:
- the LOC100249657 gene encoding uncharacterized protein LOC100249657, yielding MSIALSQQSFFFNALSSTHFPKRNIFTSVTSTISCRSPSDDCDGDSPRKRENQLAKLAMVTLAAGVLTLGSVHEASAAKTGGRIGGQAFRSAPPRASSPRINNSRTNIYINPPVAPPLVGGYGFGYGVPFYGGWGWSPFSFFAPGPSVAIGVGGGFEVLVLFMFLGAVAAVIRRFAGSKDEDDDYY
- the LOC100852427 gene encoding uncharacterized protein LOC100852427, with amino-acid sequence MGTKFQYMINVLATSPNSSRLTEKPMDDWDYFKNKELKVDFKRNCIDKLHNSMDRILEQNNVETIKKTMLMHEDVFKHQVQELHRLYSVQKMLMKELKGEKKQTRLWSPRAGLISQHHLPCGDSFWVQDDPSSRELSSSCSGDTLRMARGLDLKRANQEGVSTAFNAIDEAHQHPEDNKMSLVEESEVELTLSIGTPTSRKKKPENHQPNRSLELACSELTNNEIPDLGSSSSFKSDRGDECSDLANAASSSSATTEDYRKQPLWLFQGLSLNRTQL